A portion of the Acidobacteriaceae bacterium genome contains these proteins:
- a CDS encoding phage portal protein, with product MEAAADNERKTSGVVGNSVLFAPMQQAFAAPKPTVVNLRRFAETPAARRALNYIKNRIASMEWRVEPRVGAVGLDAGGQQDRIAAVTRSLQAPNANDSFQTLMEQVLEDVLVGGFGAAEIELTGEARRPVQMYPVDGATVQVNAAWKGEAKDARYAQVRGAGLASESVPLLDEELMYIRLNPRTHTVLGLGKLEVAFEAISQFLLAHRYAGKLAANGVAQYALWMKDRTPEQQERLIRWWQDEVEGSGRVPVLNSEEKPEVLRFAGGTDADLHLQWQQFLLAMIANAFDLPPMMLGVLSDVNRSTAAEMADEAFQNAVVPLARLIAEHITRDVILKRLGWEDLRFVWSELESRDEMKEIDAQIRLLQANVLSIDEVRVMRGLPTRSSEAVQAERFDAVSAKDTEETSRVLRLELCVSGCADGKQVLCVAQEDKSKEVGCN from the coding sequence ATGGAAGCCGCGGCGGACAACGAGCGCAAGACGAGCGGGGTGGTTGGCAACAGCGTGCTCTTTGCGCCGATGCAGCAGGCGTTTGCAGCACCGAAGCCGACAGTGGTGAACCTGCGACGGTTTGCGGAGACGCCTGCGGCGAGGCGGGCGCTGAACTACATCAAGAACCGCATTGCGTCGATGGAGTGGCGTGTGGAGCCTCGTGTGGGAGCGGTGGGTCTGGATGCTGGAGGCCAACAGGATCGCATCGCAGCGGTGACTCGGTCGCTGCAGGCACCAAACGCGAACGACAGCTTTCAGACGTTGATGGAGCAGGTGCTGGAGGACGTTCTGGTCGGCGGCTTTGGAGCGGCAGAGATTGAGTTGACGGGCGAGGCACGCAGGCCGGTGCAGATGTATCCCGTGGATGGGGCGACGGTGCAGGTGAATGCAGCCTGGAAGGGCGAGGCGAAGGACGCTCGCTATGCACAGGTGCGGGGCGCCGGGTTGGCGAGCGAGTCTGTACCTCTGCTGGATGAAGAGTTGATGTACATACGGCTGAATCCTCGCACGCATACGGTGCTGGGGCTGGGCAAGCTGGAGGTTGCGTTTGAAGCGATCTCGCAGTTTCTGCTGGCGCACCGGTATGCGGGAAAGCTGGCGGCGAACGGCGTGGCCCAGTACGCGTTGTGGATGAAGGACCGCACGCCGGAGCAGCAGGAGCGACTGATTCGCTGGTGGCAGGACGAGGTGGAAGGCTCTGGCCGTGTGCCGGTGCTGAACAGCGAAGAGAAGCCCGAGGTGTTGCGCTTTGCAGGAGGCACCGATGCGGACCTGCATTTACAGTGGCAGCAGTTTCTGCTGGCGATGATTGCGAACGCCTTCGACCTGCCGCCGATGATGCTGGGCGTGCTGAGCGATGTGAACCGCTCGACGGCTGCGGAGATGGCGGACGAGGCGTTTCAGAACGCGGTGGTGCCGCTGGCCCGGTTGATCGCCGAGCACATTACGCGCGATGTGATTTTGAAGCGGCTGGGGTGGGAAGATCTTCGCTTTGTATGGAGCGAGCTGGAGAGCCGCGATGAGATGAAGGAGATCGATGCGCAGATTCGTCTACTGCAGGCGAACGTTCTAAGCATCGACGAAGTGCGTGTGATGCGTGGCTTGCCGACGCGTAGCTCTGAGGCGGTGCAGGCTGAACGTTTCGACGCCGTGAGCGCAAAGGACACGGAGGAAACGTCGCGGGTTCTGCGGCTTGAGCTATGCGTCAGCGGTTGTGCTGACGGCAAGCAGGTCCTTTGCGTTGCTCAGGAGGACAAGTCAAAAGAGGTTGGTTGCAACTGA
- a CDS encoding DUF3037 domain-containing protein yields MAERLQCEFSLIRYVPDVVKGEFANIGVVLRAPGGAAQVRFTRDWGRVRCLDPDADTELLEALEAEIAARLDAGVVETVNAKPIVETLEDSLSNSVQMTAMRATLAESVPAEMEQLLRMYVEPLKAPQVRRRQSGRTLLAAEMRSTFEHAGVWRLMQKRIAAAQYTQAGDPLKLDCGYRNGKVRMFHAVSLETDVEGAKGLAYSAAQLREGVARVEGSELELTAVVERVATVSDAEQYAFGVNVMEREAIRVLTVADMARAAETARRELHV; encoded by the coding sequence ATGGCTGAGCGGCTGCAGTGCGAGTTCTCGTTGATACGGTATGTGCCGGATGTGGTGAAGGGTGAGTTTGCCAACATCGGCGTGGTGCTGCGGGCTCCGGGAGGAGCGGCGCAGGTACGCTTTACGCGCGACTGGGGACGGGTGCGGTGTCTGGATCCGGATGCGGACACCGAGCTGCTGGAGGCGTTGGAAGCAGAGATTGCGGCGCGGCTGGACGCGGGTGTCGTCGAGACGGTGAATGCGAAGCCGATTGTGGAGACGCTGGAGGATTCGCTTTCGAACAGCGTGCAGATGACGGCGATGCGCGCGACGCTGGCAGAGAGCGTGCCCGCAGAGATGGAGCAGTTGCTGCGGATGTATGTGGAGCCGCTAAAAGCTCCGCAGGTGCGGCGCAGGCAGAGTGGGCGAACGTTGCTTGCAGCAGAGATGCGGTCGACGTTTGAGCACGCAGGCGTGTGGCGGTTGATGCAGAAGCGCATTGCGGCCGCGCAGTACACGCAGGCGGGCGATCCGCTGAAGCTGGACTGCGGTTATCGCAACGGCAAGGTGCGGATGTTTCATGCGGTGTCGCTGGAGACGGATGTGGAAGGCGCGAAGGGATTGGCGTACTCGGCGGCGCAGCTACGCGAAGGGGTGGCACGAGTCGAAGGCTCGGAGCTGGAGTTGACCGCCGTCGTGGAGCGCGTGGCGACGGTGAGCGATGCGGAGCAGTATGCGTTTGGCGTCAACGTGATGGAGCGGGAGGCGATTCGGGTGCTGACGGTGGCGGACATGGCGCGCGCGGCAGAGACGGCGAGGCGCGAGTTGCACGTGTAA
- a CDS encoding phytanoyl-CoA dioxygenase family protein translates to MTATGFGIEHMVAFWERKTQHRVNEDASMWSRDMALLAGLELNVREANLYLLQERPSLEAFESWVIARNGGEMDEATVERLRRALQGEVVAPAVSLENVEGLTDEELAQWDEQGYVVLQGAISEEDAREAEMAVYEHLGMRPEEADGWYSAELGHTIWVPLLRHAAMRRNRRSARITKAFTQLWGRDDLWATVDQAGFNPPEREGWRFPGPHLHWDTTLVEPHHFGVQGILYLADVAEDQGAFCCVPGFHRKLKSWLAELPAGADARQVALETLTKELKPIAAKRGDFVLWHQSLPHASSANHAGKPRVVQYLSMWPTHFEYNTEWM, encoded by the coding sequence GTGACGGCAACGGGTTTTGGCATCGAACACATGGTTGCGTTCTGGGAGCGCAAGACGCAGCATCGCGTGAACGAAGATGCGTCGATGTGGAGCCGGGACATGGCGCTGCTGGCAGGCCTGGAGTTGAATGTGCGGGAAGCGAACCTGTACCTGCTGCAGGAGCGGCCGAGCCTGGAAGCGTTTGAGTCCTGGGTGATTGCGCGTAACGGCGGGGAGATGGACGAAGCCACGGTGGAGCGTTTGCGGCGGGCACTGCAGGGCGAAGTGGTGGCGCCTGCGGTCTCGCTGGAGAACGTGGAAGGGCTGACGGACGAAGAGTTGGCGCAGTGGGACGAGCAGGGGTATGTGGTGCTGCAGGGAGCAATCTCCGAGGAGGACGCTCGTGAGGCCGAAATGGCCGTGTATGAGCATCTGGGGATGAGGCCTGAAGAGGCGGATGGATGGTACAGCGCAGAGCTTGGGCATACGATCTGGGTTCCGCTGCTGCGCCATGCTGCGATGCGAAGGAACCGACGCTCCGCGAGAATCACCAAGGCGTTTACGCAGTTGTGGGGACGTGACGATCTTTGGGCTACGGTGGACCAGGCTGGCTTCAATCCTCCGGAGAGGGAGGGATGGAGGTTTCCGGGGCCGCATCTGCACTGGGATACGACGCTGGTGGAGCCGCATCACTTTGGCGTGCAGGGCATCCTGTACCTTGCGGATGTGGCGGAGGACCAGGGAGCGTTTTGCTGTGTGCCGGGATTTCATCGCAAGCTGAAAAGCTGGCTGGCAGAGTTGCCCGCTGGGGCTGACGCCCGGCAGGTAGCGTTGGAGACGTTGACAAAGGAGTTGAAGCCGATTGCGGCGAAGCGCGGCGACTTCGTCCTGTGGCACCAGTCGCTGCCCCATGCGAGCAGCGCGAACCATGCGGGGAAGCCGCGCGTCGTGCAATATCTGTCGATGTGGCCGACGCACTTCGAGTACAACACGGAGTGGATGTGA
- a CDS encoding phosphatidylinositol kinase produces MAVTAVQAVQRMRGGAQSQLMLGSDGALWVVKFQNNPQHLRVLANELVATKLAEHVGLSVPKCDVVEVSEWLVTNSPTMLLEQGRGVRERCAAGLQFGSRFVGGLMPGQVVDYLPEAQMNDVRNLREFAGMLLIDKWASNCNGRQAVYERKPRERKYRAVFVDQGYCFNAGEWNFPDIPLRGVFARNSVYRSVTGWESFEPWLSRVESFAADTLWSIAESVPPEWYGGDLREIEALMETMLKRRTKVRELVMAFRDSPREPFPNWGRATSVVVPATFQVQADAAKFVL; encoded by the coding sequence TTGGCAGTCACAGCGGTACAGGCGGTGCAGCGAATGCGGGGCGGAGCGCAGAGCCAGTTGATGCTGGGCTCGGACGGCGCACTGTGGGTGGTGAAGTTCCAGAACAACCCGCAGCATCTGCGAGTGCTGGCGAATGAGTTGGTGGCAACGAAGCTGGCGGAGCACGTGGGGCTGAGCGTTCCGAAGTGCGATGTGGTGGAGGTGAGCGAGTGGCTGGTGACGAACTCGCCGACGATGCTGCTGGAGCAGGGGCGCGGAGTACGCGAACGCTGCGCGGCGGGGCTGCAGTTTGGCTCGCGGTTCGTGGGCGGGTTGATGCCGGGACAGGTGGTGGATTATCTGCCCGAAGCACAGATGAACGATGTGCGAAACCTGCGTGAGTTTGCGGGAATGTTGTTGATCGACAAGTGGGCGTCGAACTGCAACGGTCGGCAGGCGGTGTACGAACGCAAGCCGCGGGAACGGAAGTATCGCGCGGTGTTTGTGGACCAGGGATACTGCTTCAACGCAGGCGAGTGGAACTTTCCCGACATCCCGCTGCGTGGCGTGTTTGCGAGAAACTCGGTGTACCGTTCGGTGACAGGATGGGAGAGCTTTGAGCCCTGGCTGTCGCGGGTGGAGAGCTTTGCCGCGGACACGCTGTGGTCTATTGCGGAGAGCGTGCCGCCGGAGTGGTACGGTGGCGATCTGCGCGAGATCGAGGCGCTGATGGAGACGATGCTGAAACGACGGACGAAGGTGCGGGAGCTTGTGATGGCGTTTCGCGATTCCCCGCGGGAGCCGTTCCCGAATTGGGGACGGGCGACGAGCGTGGTGGTGCCGGCGACGTTTCAAGTGCAGGCGGATGCTGCAAAATTTGTACTGTGA
- a CDS encoding terminase, with amino-acid sequence MSCGKGGVAMATSPRSVCGVSVRKKKRTELGSLLDVGKRMDGEPLLVMRAAELLLQIRDRHGRAVALRANEAQRAFELRRGQHNVVLKARQMGMTTWIAATSLLRAMTVPGTMVLEVAHTREASEALFSIVRRMWDGLPLDLREGPLRLRRSNSSQMVFAEMDSEFRVASAAEANAGRGLSVQVLHASEVARWPGDAEATLAGLRAALAPGGLSVLESTPNGAYGAFYDEWRTGAAVKHFLPWWMERTYVGQAVDAAAMSEEERSLMERHGLSAEQVGFRRGLERSFRGTRTQEFAEDAESCFRATGTCCFEMEAICERLERVPGPVESRRGGALRVWLRPRAGREYVVAVDTAGGGIDGDFCAVQVLDRVTGMQCAELQERLRPAELARVSAELAREFNGALLAVERNNHGSGVLAYLESTERYTRLYRQGGEAGWLTTMASKPEMIARLDTWLQERADAVMSRRLLGECRTFVSGDRGQMGASGGAHDDLVMSMALALSVRAEMRA; translated from the coding sequence GTGAGTTGCGGAAAGGGCGGCGTGGCGATGGCTACGTCGCCCCGCAGTGTTTGCGGAGTGAGTGTGCGGAAGAAGAAGAGGACGGAGTTGGGCAGCCTGCTCGATGTGGGAAAGAGGATGGATGGTGAGCCCCTGCTGGTGATGCGCGCGGCGGAGCTCCTGCTCCAGATTCGAGACCGGCATGGGCGTGCGGTGGCTCTCCGCGCGAACGAGGCGCAGAGAGCGTTTGAGCTGAGGCGTGGGCAACACAATGTGGTGTTGAAGGCCAGGCAGATGGGCATGACGACGTGGATCGCCGCGACGTCTCTCCTGCGGGCGATGACAGTTCCAGGGACGATGGTGCTCGAGGTGGCGCATACGCGCGAAGCGTCGGAGGCGTTGTTCAGTATTGTGCGGCGGATGTGGGATGGCTTGCCACTAGATCTGCGCGAGGGGCCGTTGCGGTTGCGACGGAGCAACAGCTCTCAGATGGTGTTTGCAGAGATGGATAGCGAGTTTCGCGTGGCGAGTGCGGCGGAGGCGAACGCGGGACGAGGGTTGAGCGTGCAGGTGCTGCATGCAAGCGAGGTGGCGAGGTGGCCGGGCGATGCAGAGGCCACGCTGGCTGGGCTGCGGGCGGCGTTGGCTCCAGGCGGCTTGAGCGTGCTGGAGAGTACGCCGAACGGAGCGTACGGAGCGTTCTACGACGAATGGCGAACGGGCGCGGCGGTGAAACACTTTCTGCCGTGGTGGATGGAGCGCACGTATGTAGGACAAGCCGTGGACGCGGCGGCGATGAGTGAGGAAGAACGGTCCCTCATGGAGAGGCATGGCTTGAGCGCGGAGCAGGTGGGCTTTCGGCGGGGGCTGGAGCGGAGCTTTCGCGGGACGCGCACGCAGGAGTTTGCAGAGGATGCGGAGAGCTGCTTTCGTGCAACAGGAACTTGCTGCTTCGAGATGGAGGCGATCTGTGAGCGGTTGGAGAGGGTGCCTGGACCGGTAGAGAGTCGGCGTGGAGGCGCGCTGCGAGTGTGGCTGCGGCCGCGGGCGGGGCGCGAGTATGTGGTGGCCGTGGATACGGCCGGGGGCGGCATCGATGGGGATTTCTGCGCGGTGCAGGTGCTGGATCGCGTGACCGGGATGCAGTGTGCGGAGCTACAGGAACGGCTGCGGCCGGCGGAACTGGCGAGGGTTTCGGCAGAGCTGGCGCGAGAGTTCAACGGAGCGTTGCTGGCGGTGGAGAGGAACAACCACGGGTCGGGCGTGCTGGCGTACCTGGAGTCGACCGAGAGGTATACAAGGCTGTATCGGCAGGGTGGAGAGGCTGGGTGGCTGACGACGATGGCGTCGAAGCCGGAGATGATTGCGCGACTGGATACGTGGCTGCAGGAGCGGGCCGATGCGGTGATGAGCAGGCGTTTGCTGGGCGAGTGTCGCACGTTTGTGAGCGGAGACCGTGGGCAGATGGGAGCGTCCGGCGGCGCGCATGACGACCTGGTGATGTCCATGGCACTGGCGCTGAGTGTGCGTGCAGAGATGCGGGCTTGA